One window of the Puntigrus tetrazona isolate hp1 chromosome 13, ASM1883169v1, whole genome shotgun sequence genome contains the following:
- the LOC122356585 gene encoding protein LBH-like gives MTDVMISATPMDDMRLSPSKDRLTFQIFPDPSDFERCCKLKDRLPSIVVEPTEGEVESGELRWPPEEFLVSEEEEDEEECDGNLQNGQMQNSQR, from the exons ATGACTGACGTGATGATCAGCGCCACACCGATGGACGACATGAGGCTCAGTCCCAGCAAAGACCGCCTGACTTTCCAG ATCTTCCCGGACCCGTCAGACTTCGAGCGCTGCTGTAAGCTGAAGGACCGTCTGCCGTCGAtcgtggtggagccgacggagggcgAGGTGGAGAGCGGGGAGCTGCGCTGGCCGCCCGAGGAGTTCCTGGTgagcgaggaagaggaggacgagGAAGAGTGTGACGGAAACCTGCAGAATGGACAGATGCAGAACTCTCAGCGCTAG